One window from the genome of Thermus sediminis encodes:
- a CDS encoding ABC transporter substrate-binding protein: MKRLSALLLFLASALAQTEVTFWHAMDGPAGRLLATFAQEFNARQGLYRVVPLYVGQYREAETRLVAALRAGAAPVLFQAEISFFPRLVGEGQALALDPYLNLDRAFLEDLFEPAWNYGVVEGRRFGLPLNTSTPVLFYNLDALRARGLQAPRDWREFEEAAKALASRQARGFIFVTDPQAWLFEAMVTSRGGSLVRDGRPNFLSREALEALEMLHRLNRAGALSARSMAESTFAQLDFVRTRGMMVMASIANWPAAENFSFAFNLGVAPVPREPGGKVPLGGAQLVVLRGASEAQVRGAIEFWRYLMEPGNVARWVEASYYVPVRKSATPLLEGFYRENPFRRVAFEQIAHAQERPRLPQFSAWAGLLAEALERSLKGGLPPQRALEEAQRRAEAIR; encoded by the coding sequence GTGAAAAGGCTAAGCGCCCTCCTCCTCTTCCTGGCCTCGGCCCTGGCCCAGACGGAGGTGACCTTCTGGCACGCCATGGACGGCCCCGCAGGCCGCCTTCTCGCCACCTTCGCCCAGGAGTTCAACGCCAGGCAGGGCCTCTACCGGGTGGTGCCCCTGTACGTGGGGCAGTACCGGGAGGCCGAGACCCGGCTGGTGGCTGCCCTGCGCGCTGGGGCAGCCCCAGTCCTCTTCCAGGCGGAGATCTCCTTCTTCCCCCGGCTGGTGGGGGAAGGGCAGGCCCTGGCTCTAGATCCCTACCTGAACCTGGACAGGGCCTTCCTAGAGGACCTCTTTGAGCCCGCCTGGAACTACGGGGTGGTGGAAGGGAGGCGCTTTGGCCTCCCCCTGAACACCTCCACGCCCGTCCTCTTTTACAACCTGGACGCCCTTCGGGCCCGGGGCCTGCAGGCCCCCAGGGATTGGAGGGAGTTTGAGGAGGCCGCCAAGGCCCTGGCCTCGCGCCAGGCCAGAGGGTTCATCTTCGTCACCGACCCCCAGGCCTGGCTCTTTGAGGCCATGGTGACGAGCCGCGGGGGGAGCCTGGTGAGGGACGGCAGGCCCAACTTCCTCTCCCGGGAGGCCCTCGAGGCCCTGGAGATGCTCCACCGCCTAAACCGGGCGGGAGCCCTCTCGGCCCGGAGCATGGCCGAGTCCACCTTCGCCCAGTTGGACTTCGTGCGCACCAGAGGGATGATGGTCATGGCCTCCATCGCCAACTGGCCCGCCGCGGAGAACTTCTCCTTCGCCTTCAACCTGGGGGTGGCCCCCGTGCCCCGGGAACCAGGGGGGAAGGTGCCCCTAGGGGGGGCGCAGCTGGTGGTCCTGAGGGGGGCCAGCGAGGCCCAGGTGCGGGGGGCCATAGAGTTCTGGAGGTACCTCATGGAGCCCGGAAACGTGGCCCGCTGGGTGGAGGCCAGCTACTACGTGCCGGTGCGCAAGTCTGCCACCCCCCTGCTGGAGGGCTTCTACCGGGAAAATCCCTTTCGCAGGGTGGCCTTTGAGCAGATCGCCCACGCCCAGGAAAGGCCCCGCCTGCCCCAGTTCTCCGCCTGGGCGGGCCTCCTGGCCGAAGCCTTGGAGAGGAGCCTCAAGGGAGGCCTACCGCCCCAGAGGGCCTTGGAGGAGGCCCAGAGGAGGGCGGAGGCCATCCGGTAG
- a CDS encoding cytochrome b, translating into MYKWLDERLDLSGFYQKVLRKAFPVHHSFFLGEITLFAFIVLVLTGIFLTLNYEPSIREVRLPDGRVVPAAYASVLYIDSLPFGAVIRSLHHWSAHVMIAAAFLHMLRILLTGAYKKPRELNYLVGLALLGVTVVTAFTGYALPYDNYAVTATRIGYGIAASIPWVGGGLADIFFGGEFPGSERAIPRLYSLHVLWLPLLLMALIGLHLAIMIKQKHTQPPYAERVAPGKILGVPMYPQQMVMMVILFALYVGIMTLIAGAFLAHPIEAFGPPTPETPAVKPDWYFLWLFGLLQIIPSSWQFQLFGATIGPEFIGGVLIPGILGIIALLLPFVDVRKDKMRYMELPSEHPVRTSAILALLVFFLMSTLAGYKIDFQLQGSILGNNAVLWTLVLGGPLLTFTLTYILMRIFYGKKERGQEAL; encoded by the coding sequence ATGTACAAGTGGCTCGACGAGCGCTTAGACCTCTCGGGGTTCTACCAGAAGGTCCTGCGCAAGGCCTTCCCCGTGCACCACTCCTTCTTCCTGGGAGAGATCACCCTCTTCGCCTTCATCGTCTTGGTGCTCACGGGGATCTTCCTCACCCTGAACTACGAGCCCTCCATCCGCGAGGTACGCCTCCCCGACGGGCGCGTGGTGCCCGCCGCCTACGCCAGCGTCCTCTACATCGACAGCCTCCCCTTCGGGGCGGTGATCCGGAGCCTCCACCACTGGTCGGCCCACGTGATGATCGCCGCCGCCTTCTTGCACATGCTGAGGATCCTCCTCACGGGGGCCTACAAGAAGCCCCGGGAGCTCAACTACCTGGTGGGCCTGGCCCTCTTGGGCGTGACCGTGGTCACCGCCTTCACCGGCTACGCCCTCCCCTACGACAACTACGCCGTGACCGCCACCCGGATCGGCTACGGGATCGCTGCGTCCATCCCCTGGGTGGGGGGAGGCCTAGCCGACATCTTTTTTGGCGGGGAGTTCCCCGGCTCCGAAAGGGCCATCCCCCGCCTCTACAGCCTCCACGTCCTCTGGCTTCCCCTCCTCCTCATGGCCCTAATCGGGCTCCACCTGGCGATCATGATCAAGCAAAAGCACACCCAACCCCCCTACGCGGAGAGGGTGGCCCCGGGGAAGATCCTGGGCGTGCCCATGTACCCCCAGCAGATGGTCATGATGGTCATCCTCTTCGCCCTCTACGTGGGCATCATGACCCTGATCGCGGGGGCCTTCCTGGCCCATCCCATCGAGGCCTTCGGGCCCCCCACCCCCGAAACCCCGGCGGTGAAGCCGGACTGGTACTTCCTCTGGCTCTTCGGCCTCCTGCAGATCATCCCCTCTAGCTGGCAGTTCCAACTCTTCGGGGCCACCATCGGCCCTGAGTTCATCGGCGGGGTGCTGATCCCGGGGATCCTGGGGATCATCGCCCTCCTCCTCCCCTTCGTGGACGTGCGCAAGGACAAGATGCGCTACATGGAGCTCCCCTCGGAGCACCCGGTGCGCACCAGCGCCATCCTGGCCCTCCTGGTCTTCTTCCTCATGAGCACGCTGGCGGGCTACAAGATCGACTTCCAGCTGCAGGGCTCCATCCTGGGGAACAACGCCGTCCTGTGGACCCTGGTCCTGGGCGGGCCCCTCCTCACCTTCACCCTCACCTACATCCTGATGCGCATCTTCTACGGCAAAAAGGAGAGGGGCCAGGAAGCCCTTTGA
- a CDS encoding cytochrome C: MYRNDFVLPTFSLILALGLFYAAYLNGLHIARLQGHTPEELSVGQIGLMAFGALFLLYGLMGLISYWLEGLELRPGRHFPTPSTAPVAAGVILVLLLTALSGFFVRLIVYSAQTGYNPTWLQGLIFGGISLVVAALFGLYRRFFVREEVVTEGEKGEFPW, encoded by the coding sequence GTGTACCGCAACGATTTCGTCCTACCCACCTTCAGCCTGATCCTGGCCCTGGGCCTGTTCTATGCGGCCTACCTGAATGGCCTTCACATCGCCCGCCTCCAGGGCCACACCCCCGAGGAGCTTTCCGTGGGCCAGATCGGCCTCATGGCTTTTGGGGCCCTTTTCCTCCTGTACGGCCTCATGGGCCTGATCTCCTACTGGCTAGAGGGCCTCGAGCTCCGCCCAGGCCGCCACTTTCCCACCCCGTCCACCGCCCCGGTGGCCGCGGGGGTGATCCTGGTCCTCCTCCTCACCGCCCTCTCCGGCTTCTTCGTTCGCCTCATCGTGTACTCCGCCCAGACGGGGTACAACCCCACCTGGCTCCAGGGCCTCATCTTCGGCGGGATAAGCCTGGTGGTAGCCGCCCTCTTCGGCCTCTACCGGCGGTTCTTCGTACGGGAGGAAGTGGTCACCGAAGGGGAGAAGGGCGAGTTCCCCTGGTAA
- a CDS encoding sugar phosphate isomerase/epimerase family protein codes for MRLGFSPFSAELGYEEAFPLAAELGVDLEVNYDLHEVLPLPEPKSLKATGEALGVGFTLHLPFVELNPASLIPSVRSLSRERLLRALEFGEALGAKVGVLHTGRVPLCHPLALALAQEALEETLSALLPLPFPVALENLALSEEDLLKGPEALKDLLLRFPQYGFCLDVGHALVELGPRGPLLYLEALGDRLLHLHLHDNHGRRDDHLPVGAGSVPWARLAPFLRGFGGTGALEVGGGAPGVRQSVSRLYGLL; via the coding sequence ATGCGTCTGGGCTTTAGCCCCTTCAGTGCGGAACTGGGATATGAGGAGGCCTTCCCCTTGGCGGCCGAGCTGGGGGTGGACCTGGAGGTGAACTACGACCTCCACGAGGTCCTGCCCCTTCCGGAGCCCAAAAGCCTAAAGGCCACCGGAGAGGCCCTGGGGGTGGGCTTCACCCTCCACCTCCCCTTCGTGGAGCTCAACCCGGCGAGCCTCATCCCCAGCGTGCGAAGCCTCTCCCGAGAGCGCCTCCTCAGGGCCCTGGAGTTCGGGGAGGCCCTGGGGGCCAAGGTGGGGGTGTTGCACACGGGCCGGGTGCCCCTCTGCCACCCCTTGGCCCTGGCCCTGGCCCAGGAGGCCCTGGAGGAGACCCTCTCCGCCCTGCTGCCCCTCCCCTTCCCCGTGGCCTTGGAGAACCTGGCCCTCTCGGAAGAGGACCTCCTGAAGGGACCAGAGGCCCTAAAGGATCTCCTCTTGCGCTTTCCCCAGTACGGCTTCTGCCTGGACGTGGGCCACGCCCTCGTGGAGCTCGGCCCCCGGGGGCCTCTCCTCTACCTCGAGGCCCTGGGGGACCGCCTCCTCCACCTCCACCTGCACGACAACCACGGAAGGCGGGACGACCACCTGCCCGTGGGCGCAGGCAGCGTCCCCTGGGCCAGGCTCGCCCCCTTCCTCCGGGGCTTCGGGGGAACGGGGGCTCTGGAGGTGGGGGGCGGAGCCCCTGGGGTGCGGCAGAGCGTATCCCGCCTATACGGCCTACTATAA
- a CDS encoding YbaK/EbsC family protein, translating into MSLSPSAQRVQEALRALGFPHLRVVELPTSTRTAEEAARAVGAEVGQIVKSLVFLGAKGAYLFLVSGKNRLDQRKAEALVGEALRRATPEEVRTLTGYAIGGVPPVGHATPLPAFLDRDLLVHPRLFAAGGTPRALFALTPEELLALTGARVAELKEG; encoded by the coding sequence ATGAGCCTCTCCCCTTCCGCCCAAAGGGTGCAGGAGGCCCTGAGGGCCCTGGGCTTCCCTCACCTCAGGGTGGTGGAGCTTCCCACCTCCACCCGCACGGCGGAGGAGGCGGCAAGGGCGGTGGGGGCCGAGGTGGGGCAGATCGTGAAGAGCCTGGTCTTCCTAGGGGCAAAGGGCGCCTACCTCTTCCTGGTGAGCGGGAAGAACCGCCTGGACCAGAGGAAGGCCGAGGCCCTGGTGGGGGAGGCCCTGCGCCGGGCTACCCCCGAGGAGGTGCGAACCCTCACGGGCTACGCCATCGGGGGGGTGCCGCCCGTGGGCCACGCCACCCCCCTCCCCGCCTTCCTGGACCGGGACCTCCTGGTCCATCCAAGGCTCTTCGCCGCGGGGGGGACCCCCAGGGCCCTCTTCGCCCTAACCCCGGAGGAGCTTCTAGCCCTCACGGGGGCCAGGGTAGCCGAACTGAAGGAGGGGTAA
- a CDS encoding ABC transporter substrate-binding protein produces MRWFPFLLALTPAALAQVALPFWHTAGPPGNRVLEETIRSFNEGQRAYRIEARYVGDYREAGVRLLAALRAGGAPALFHGELSFLPRLAQEGVALPLDPYLQNLPRDLYPEMLRAGQVQGRSYGLPLGLSVPALYYNKDAFRARGLAPPRSWAEVEEAAARLTSRTARGLVVSTDIWSFNALVMSLGGSLVREGLPAFTSKEVVAALEMLHRMVQRGHAQARNPAEAQFAVADFLRTKAFMGIGPTTALPVVQAQTSLPFAVGVAPLPRQAEGAVPLSGAVLVVLKGASPEQAQGAVAFWRHFLEPKRQAEWVRTTWYLPLRREAERELADFLRDPERARVFAQAEVARPWSQDPELVVWYGFLEEALERSLKQGVRPQVALEEAQRKALAVERR; encoded by the coding sequence ATGAGGTGGTTTCCCTTCCTCCTGGCCCTAACCCCGGCTGCCCTGGCCCAGGTGGCCCTCCCCTTCTGGCACACCGCCGGCCCCCCCGGGAACAGGGTGCTGGAAGAGACCATCCGGAGCTTCAACGAGGGCCAGAGGGCGTACCGCATAGAGGCCCGCTACGTGGGGGACTACCGGGAGGCGGGGGTGAGGCTCCTGGCTGCCCTGCGCGCCGGAGGGGCTCCCGCCCTCTTCCACGGGGAGCTCTCCTTCCTGCCCCGCCTGGCCCAGGAGGGGGTGGCCCTGCCCCTGGACCCCTACCTGCAAAACCTCCCCAGGGACCTCTACCCGGAGATGCTCCGGGCGGGCCAGGTGCAGGGGAGGAGCTACGGCCTCCCCCTGGGGCTTTCCGTGCCCGCCCTTTACTACAACAAGGACGCCTTCCGGGCCCGGGGCCTGGCCCCGCCGAGGAGCTGGGCCGAGGTGGAGGAGGCGGCCGCCCGCCTCACAAGCCGCACCGCTAGGGGCCTGGTGGTCTCCACGGATATCTGGAGCTTCAACGCCCTCGTCATGAGCCTGGGAGGAAGCCTGGTGAGGGAGGGCCTTCCCGCCTTCACCTCCAAGGAGGTGGTGGCGGCCCTGGAGATGCTCCACCGCATGGTGCAAAGGGGCCACGCCCAGGCCAGGAACCCGGCGGAGGCCCAGTTCGCCGTGGCCGACTTCCTCCGCACCAAGGCCTTCATGGGCATAGGCCCCACCACCGCCCTTCCCGTGGTCCAGGCCCAGACCTCCCTCCCCTTCGCCGTGGGGGTGGCCCCCCTACCCCGGCAGGCGGAGGGGGCCGTGCCCCTATCCGGGGCGGTGCTGGTGGTCCTGAAGGGAGCAAGCCCCGAGCAGGCCCAAGGGGCAGTGGCCTTCTGGCGTCACTTCCTGGAGCCCAAAAGGCAGGCGGAGTGGGTGCGCACCACCTGGTACCTCCCCCTGCGCAGGGAGGCGGAACGGGAGCTGGCCGATTTCCTGAGGGACCCCGAAAGGGCCCGGGTCTTCGCCCAGGCGGAGGTGGCCCGCCCCTGGAGCCAGGACCCGGAGCTGGTGGTCTGGTACGGCTTTCTAGAGGAGGCCCTGGAGCGAAGCCTAAAGCAGGGGGTTAGGCCCCAGGTGGCCCTGGAGGAGGCCCAACGCAAGGCCCTGGCCGTGGAAAGGCGCTAG
- a CDS encoding c-type cytochrome — protein MVVDRIEVYLDGAGEPLAVLKEPPYRLKLDTRKVPDGEHILRVVTHFRGGGQEVREIPFTVNNYPEVLVVGLDEGGEVAGEVELRLAVGEPELPVEPVRFNPIWYAVASVVVLGSIWAYFALSPTAERIIAEVAPPAQEAPQEKASVQLAAEVDPALMEKGQNLYNAQCAACHGVNGQGIPPVMPALAGNANLRDAQMIINVTRNGRGAMPPVGAGFTEEELRAVATYIRNAWGNAFGPVD, from the coding sequence ATGGTCGTAGACCGGATCGAAGTCTACCTGGACGGGGCAGGGGAGCCCCTGGCGGTCCTCAAGGAACCCCCCTACCGCCTCAAGTTGGACACCCGGAAGGTCCCCGATGGGGAGCACATCCTGAGGGTGGTAACCCACTTCCGAGGGGGAGGCCAGGAGGTGCGGGAAATCCCCTTCACCGTGAACAACTACCCCGAAGTCCTGGTCGTGGGCCTGGATGAAGGGGGGGAGGTGGCGGGGGAGGTGGAGCTTCGCCTTGCGGTGGGCGAGCCCGAGCTTCCCGTGGAGCCGGTGCGCTTCAACCCCATCTGGTATGCGGTGGCCTCGGTGGTGGTCCTGGGAAGCATCTGGGCCTACTTCGCCCTATCCCCCACCGCGGAGAGGATCATAGCCGAGGTGGCCCCCCCGGCCCAGGAGGCCCCCCAGGAGAAAGCCAGCGTCCAACTCGCCGCCGAGGTGGACCCGGCCCTCATGGAAAAGGGCCAGAACCTCTACAACGCCCAATGCGCCGCCTGTCACGGGGTAAACGGCCAGGGGATACCTCCTGTCATGCCGGCCCTGGCGGGGAACGCCAACCTCCGGGACGCGCAAATGATCATCAACGTCACCAGGAACGGGCGCGGGGCCATGCCTCCTGTGGGCGCTGGCTTCACAGAGGAGGAGCTGAGGGCGGTGGCCACCTACATCCGCAACGCCTGGGGCAACGCCTTCGGGCCCGTGGACTGA
- a CDS encoding PaaX family transcriptional regulator has product MRARSTIFTLFVEYVYPERRAPLKALIAMMAALGFSEAAVRAALSRSAKRGWVVPERRGRVAHYALSDRVYWQVRQVRRRLYEPLPPWDGTFLLVLPEGPRERGKRERFRREMALLGYGSLQSGVYLGLSADPKATRELLGFYGLPATLFRGEHLGPKGEVLQAFPLEEARALYRVLPLEFPEPQDPLEAFRALTRLAHEMRKALFLDPLLPEELLPEGFPGPSARRRFLEMREALRGKALPFLKDLGLLLATLSSSPR; this is encoded by the coding sequence ATGAGGGCCCGGTCCACCATCTTCACCCTTTTCGTGGAGTATGTCTACCCGGAAAGGCGGGCGCCCCTCAAGGCCCTCATCGCCATGATGGCCGCCTTGGGCTTCTCGGAGGCGGCGGTGCGGGCCGCCCTCTCCCGGAGCGCCAAGCGGGGCTGGGTGGTGCCGGAAAGGCGGGGCCGGGTGGCCCACTACGCCCTCTCCGACCGGGTCTACTGGCAGGTGCGCCAGGTGCGCCGCCGCCTCTACGAGCCCCTTCCCCCTTGGGACGGCACCTTCCTCTTGGTCCTGCCGGAAGGCCCTAGGGAACGGGGGAAAAGGGAGCGCTTCCGCCGCGAGATGGCCCTGCTAGGCTACGGGAGCCTGCAAAGCGGGGTCTACCTGGGCCTAAGCGCCGATCCCAAGGCCACCCGGGAGCTCCTTGGCTTCTACGGCCTCCCCGCCACCCTCTTCCGGGGGGAGCACCTGGGCCCCAAAGGGGAGGTGCTCCAAGCCTTCCCCCTAGAGGAGGCCAGGGCCCTTTACCGCGTCCTCCCTCTGGAGTTCCCTGAGCCCCAGGACCCCCTCGAGGCCTTCCGGGCCCTCACCCGCCTGGCCCACGAGATGCGCAAGGCCCTCTTCCTAGACCCCCTCCTGCCCGAGGAGCTCCTGCCGGAGGGCTTCCCTGGCCCCTCGGCCAGGAGGCGGTTTCTGGAGATGCGGGAAGCCTTGAGGGGAAAAGCCCTGCCCTTTCTAAAGGACCTGGGCCTCCTTCTTGCCACCCTCTCATCCAGCCCCCGGTAA
- a CDS encoding QcrA and Rieske domain-containing protein: MDEREVRLKKSQRRLFIKTAIGTGIGLSLVSAFYVGASLRPRREVTPEREPLRAGDILVYAQGAREPKAIRLEELKPGDPFVLAYPMDPKTKVVKSGEARNTVLVVRYAPEELSPEVAEHGVEGVVAYSAVCTHLGCIVSQWVADRRAALCPCHAGVFDLAQGARIISGPPPRPVPQLPLRVEDGVLVAAGEFLGEVGVRAQASSRCHV, from the coding sequence ATGGACGAGCGCGAGGTTCGCTTGAAGAAATCGCAGAGGCGGCTATTCATCAAGACCGCCATCGGTACCGGCATCGGCCTCTCCTTGGTCTCGGCCTTCTACGTGGGGGCGAGTCTGAGGCCCAGGAGGGAGGTGACCCCAGAGAGGGAACCCCTGAGGGCTGGGGACATCCTGGTCTATGCCCAAGGAGCTAGGGAACCCAAGGCCATCCGCCTGGAGGAGCTGAAGCCGGGCGACCCCTTCGTCCTGGCCTACCCCATGGACCCCAAGACCAAGGTGGTCAAGAGCGGGGAAGCCCGAAACACGGTTCTGGTGGTCCGTTACGCCCCCGAGGAGCTCTCCCCCGAGGTGGCCGAGCACGGGGTGGAGGGGGTGGTGGCCTACTCTGCCGTCTGCACCCACCTGGGCTGCATCGTGAGCCAGTGGGTAGCGGACAGGAGGGCCGCCCTCTGCCCCTGCCACGCCGGCGTCTTTGACCTGGCCCAAGGGGCTAGGATCATCTCCGGCCCCCCGCCCAGGCCCGTGCCCCAGCTTCCCCTCAGGGTAGAGGACGGGGTCCTGGTGGCCGCCGGCGAGTTTTTGGGCGAAGTAGGGGTCAGGGCCCAGGCCTCTTCCCGGTGCCATGTCTAG
- a CDS encoding M20 family metallopeptidase, protein METLAWMKANLPPFLKDLEAFVRRESPSGDLLGLKEAALFLEEAFGALGGRLSRKETPKGPVLLLRREGEGTPVLILCHYDTIHPKGSFPEAFRLEREKAIGPGVYDMKGGIVALLYALRHAEATGRRLPSLEVLFTPDEEVGSPGSRPLIEAAAKKARAALVLEPPTAEGDLKVARKGVGLYRLKALGKAAHQGVEPEKGVNAILELAHQVLRVAALEDGEKGTTLGPNVVRGGTVSNVVAEEAEVEIDLRAWSLEEVRRVEEALKALTPVLPGARLELSGGLNRPPMEPTPESLALFQKARAIGESLGLTLKPGQVGGGSDGNFTAHLGVPTLDGLGLLGGDAHQRTEYVVVPEIPRRAALLAELLYAL, encoded by the coding sequence ATGGAAACCCTGGCATGGATGAAGGCCAACCTACCCCCTTTCCTCAAGGACCTCGAGGCCTTCGTGCGCCGGGAGTCCCCCTCGGGGGACCTCCTGGGCCTCAAGGAGGCGGCCCTCTTCCTGGAGGAAGCCTTCGGGGCCTTGGGGGGGCGGCTTTCCCGCAAGGAAACCCCCAAAGGCCCCGTCCTCCTCCTGAGGCGGGAAGGGGAGGGTACCCCGGTCCTCATCCTCTGCCACTACGACACCATCCACCCCAAGGGGAGCTTTCCCGAGGCCTTCCGCCTGGAAAGGGAGAAGGCCATAGGCCCAGGGGTCTACGACATGAAGGGGGGGATCGTCGCCCTCCTCTACGCCCTGCGCCACGCGGAGGCCACGGGGAGGAGGCTTCCCTCCCTGGAGGTCCTCTTCACCCCCGACGAGGAGGTGGGCTCCCCGGGAAGCCGCCCCCTCATCGAAGCCGCGGCCAAGAAGGCCCGGGCCGCCTTGGTCCTGGAGCCTCCTACGGCGGAAGGGGACCTCAAGGTGGCCCGCAAGGGGGTGGGCCTCTACCGCCTCAAGGCCCTGGGGAAGGCGGCCCACCAAGGGGTGGAGCCAGAGAAGGGAGTGAACGCCATCCTGGAGCTGGCCCATCAGGTCTTGAGGGTAGCGGCCCTCGAGGACGGGGAGAAGGGCACCACCCTGGGCCCCAACGTGGTCCGGGGCGGCACGGTGAGCAACGTGGTCGCCGAAGAGGCGGAGGTGGAGATAGACCTCAGGGCCTGGAGCCTAGAGGAGGTAAGGCGGGTGGAGGAGGCCCTCAAGGCCCTCACCCCGGTCCTCCCCGGGGCCAGGCTGGAGCTCTCCGGTGGGCTCAACCGCCCCCCCATGGAGCCCACCCCAGAAAGCCTGGCCCTCTTCCAAAAGGCCCGGGCCATCGGGGAAAGCCTGGGCCTCACCCTCAAGCCGGGCCAGGTGGGGGGCGGCTCCGACGGCAACTTCACCGCCCACCTGGGCGTGCCCACCCTGGACGGCCTGGGCCTCCTAGGCGGGGACGCCCACCAAAGGACGGAGTACGTGGTGGTGCCGGAGATCCCCCGGCGGGCCGCCCTCCTGGCCGAGCTCCTCTACGCCCTATGA
- a CDS encoding 30S ribosomal protein S1, translated as MEEKATQTPEKTFSMEQALQEAEARLEKRVRPGQVLTGKVVLVGSEGVAVDIGAKTEGIIPFNQITERPLSEEELKGFLKPGDEVRVQVLKVDPETGQILLSRKKVEATEHWDRIRELYEKGEPVAVTVKEKVKGGVIADLRGVQAFIPASQLDLRRIPNLDQYVGREVLAKIIEFHRKKGRVLLSRRAVLEEEQKRAKEAFFRGLGPGQVVEGTVVDVTEFGAFVNLGPVDGLVHRSEITWGRFGHPREVLHKGQRVRAQVVSVDPERERVNLSIKALIPDPWTTVAERYPVGTRVRGKVVGLTPFGVFVEVEPGLEGLIHISELSWTKRPKHPSEVVKEGEEVEAVVLRLDPAERRLSLGLKQTQPDPWQLLVEKYPPGTVVKGRITGVTDFGVFVELEPGMEGLVHVSELDHRRVENPAALFKKGEQMEVVVLHIDPVEQRISLSRKRLLPPPPPKEERPRRAKGKEGRPSGKRKPAPRREERREYEYGAVAEYNLYDASAVPAATASVKLGDLYGDLLASLGLEEEKQR; from the coding sequence ATGGAAGAAAAGGCGACCCAGACCCCGGAAAAGACCTTCAGCATGGAACAGGCCCTGCAGGAGGCCGAGGCCCGCCTGGAGAAGCGGGTGCGCCCGGGCCAAGTCCTGACGGGCAAAGTGGTCTTGGTGGGTTCCGAAGGCGTGGCGGTGGACATCGGCGCGAAGACGGAGGGGATCATCCCCTTCAACCAGATCACGGAAAGGCCCCTTTCTGAGGAGGAGCTCAAGGGATTCCTCAAGCCGGGGGACGAGGTGCGGGTCCAGGTGCTCAAGGTGGACCCCGAGACCGGGCAGATCCTCCTCTCCCGCAAGAAGGTGGAGGCCACGGAGCACTGGGACCGCATCCGGGAACTTTACGAGAAGGGGGAGCCGGTCGCCGTCACCGTGAAGGAGAAGGTCAAAGGGGGCGTGATCGCCGATCTCAGGGGCGTGCAGGCCTTCATCCCCGCTTCCCAGCTGGACCTCAGGCGCATCCCCAACCTGGACCAGTACGTAGGCCGGGAGGTTCTGGCCAAGATCATCGAGTTCCACCGCAAGAAGGGGCGGGTCCTCCTCTCCCGCCGGGCGGTGCTAGAGGAGGAGCAGAAGCGGGCCAAGGAGGCCTTCTTCCGGGGTCTAGGACCTGGCCAGGTGGTGGAGGGCACCGTGGTGGATGTGACCGAGTTCGGGGCCTTCGTCAACCTGGGGCCGGTGGACGGCCTGGTCCACCGCTCGGAGATCACCTGGGGCCGTTTCGGCCACCCTCGGGAGGTCCTCCACAAGGGGCAGAGGGTGCGGGCCCAGGTGGTGTCCGTGGACCCCGAGAGGGAGCGGGTCAACCTCTCCATCAAGGCCCTGATCCCCGACCCTTGGACCACGGTGGCGGAGAGGTACCCCGTGGGCACCCGGGTCAGGGGCAAGGTGGTGGGCCTCACCCCCTTTGGGGTCTTCGTGGAGGTGGAGCCGGGCCTCGAGGGCCTCATCCACATCTCCGAACTCTCCTGGACCAAGCGCCCCAAGCACCCCTCCGAGGTGGTGAAGGAAGGGGAGGAGGTGGAGGCCGTGGTCCTCAGGCTGGACCCCGCGGAGCGCCGCCTCTCCCTGGGCCTCAAGCAGACCCAGCCTGACCCCTGGCAGCTTCTGGTGGAGAAGTACCCCCCGGGCACCGTGGTCAAGGGCAGGATCACCGGGGTTACGGACTTCGGGGTCTTCGTGGAGCTAGAGCCCGGCATGGAGGGCCTGGTCCACGTCTCCGAGCTGGATCACAGGCGGGTGGAGAACCCCGCCGCCCTCTTCAAGAAGGGGGAGCAAATGGAGGTGGTGGTCCTCCACATCGACCCCGTGGAGCAGCGGATCTCCCTTTCCCGGAAGCGCCTTCTCCCCCCGCCCCCACCCAAGGAGGAGCGCCCCCGAAGGGCCAAGGGCAAGGAGGGCCGCCCCTCGGGCAAGCGCAAGCCCGCCCCCCGCCGCGAGGAGCGCCGGGAGTACGAGTACGGGGCCGTGGCGGAGTACAACCTTTACGACGCCTCCGCCGTACCCGCTGCCACCGCCAGCGTGAAGCTTGGCGACCTCTACGGGGATCTCCTGGCCAGCCTGGGACTGGAGGAGGAGAAGCAGCGTTGA